From the genome of Spirosomataceae bacterium TFI 002, one region includes:
- a CDS encoding TonB-linked outer membrane protein, SusC/RagA family — translation MKQRSTHSYVLRRLFFTAAIFGLCFSTVWAQNRTVTGRVTASEDGSSVPGVNVVLKGTTTGTTTNATGNYSIDVKGNNDILIVSFVGYMSQEIPVGSRSVVNIELALNASTLNEVVVTALGIKREEKSLGYSVGKIDGKDMNRVTQENVLNGMSGKVAGVAINSTGGTGSSVSMVIRGATSLSNDNQPLFVIDGVPIINSLNNVTELGKDNKVDYGNAISDLNTDNIESISVLKGPSAAALYGSRAGNGVVIITTKNGSNSKKMTVNLTTNTVFDNPYKFLNMHSKFATGILPFTPDNNPYPGGVLYIDEGSAGGVGPELDKGYNAIQWNSPRDANGNPIPSPLVSHPNNVKNFVQTGITTTNGVSIANSNDAISYRISYSNMINRGIIPNSDLFKNSLAVNTSMKLSNKLRLSTAIDLSRNNSNNRPANERGTNPLQWAYAVSPHIDILEMKDYWMSGQEGLQQKTQANGDYNNPYFLAHEVNNSFERNRLFGNLKLDYQLTPNLNLMARYALDSYDETRETKIGNSYTGEPRGAYGIVNLGRLERNIDFLATYSKNLKDFSVTISGGGNARNQEYTDLSNSSRSGTGLVIPGLYSLQNIAPANLNYFSSLSRKVVYSAYGIANLGFKDILYLDLTARNDWSSTLPVANRSYFYPSASLSFLVNELFPVSSNTINMLKLRAGVAQVGNDTNPYSLLNTLDNNEAWGGVTRLSKSGTILLPDLKPEIATSYEMGVDATLFLNKLRFSGTYYVVENRNQIIPTKLPSSTGYTSKNINAGLLVSKGIELSLGGTPFERNGWRLDVTTNFYKNSTTIKSLSDGLPFYTLWTDAKGGAWTYVGEKIGDIYDRELVTVKDQNSPYYGYPILDSDGSWQDISASNTKTKIGNFNADFILGMQTSLNYKRFSLNMTFDWRNGGDFISQTYRYGESDLKSQRFLDNLINPNGLSGDALRDYLVANEDDLIRVNGNNFHIVGGPTAEYGGYPFEYGGNTYAYGVFNPGVLAQYDAEGQISGYTENLGGPGTKIIPYGDNYPWSFSKAALFDASFIKMREISFAYDLSGPKIKKAGIQNAYLSVYSRNIILWTAAKIGIDPEMAFQPQSNPQAGSQFKQGIERYNVTPWVIPVGVKLNLTF, via the coding sequence ATGAAACAACGCTCTACTCATTCTTACGTTTTGCGGCGTTTATTTTTTACAGCCGCAATCTTTGGTCTTTGTTTTTCTACTGTGTGGGCACAAAATCGAACCGTGACTGGTAGAGTTACGGCAAGCGAAGATGGCTCGTCAGTTCCCGGTGTTAATGTGGTCTTAAAAGGTACTACCACAGGAACCACTACAAATGCCACCGGAAATTATTCTATTGATGTAAAAGGAAACAATGATATCCTTATCGTATCATTTGTGGGCTATATGTCGCAAGAAATACCGGTCGGTAGCAGAAGTGTAGTAAACATTGAATTAGCATTAAACGCATCGACTTTAAATGAAGTCGTAGTGACAGCATTAGGTATCAAAAGAGAAGAAAAATCTCTTGGGTATTCTGTTGGGAAAATTGACGGTAAAGACATGAACCGGGTTACCCAAGAAAATGTCTTGAACGGCATGTCAGGCAAAGTAGCAGGTGTGGCTATCAATTCAACAGGAGGAACAGGTTCTTCTGTAAGTATGGTTATACGCGGAGCCACATCTCTTTCAAATGACAATCAACCTTTATTCGTTATTGATGGAGTACCTATTATCAACTCCTTAAATAATGTGACTGAGTTGGGTAAAGACAACAAAGTGGATTACGGAAATGCCATTTCTGATTTAAATACCGACAATATTGAAAGTATCTCTGTATTGAAAGGACCAAGTGCAGCAGCTTTGTATGGCTCTAGAGCAGGTAATGGAGTTGTAATCATTACAACTAAAAATGGTTCTAATTCTAAAAAAATGACAGTCAATTTAACTACTAATACGGTTTTTGACAATCCATACAAGTTTTTGAATATGCATTCAAAATTTGCAACTGGTATATTACCATTTACTCCAGACAACAACCCTTATCCGGGTGGAGTATTGTATATAGATGAAGGCTCTGCAGGAGGCGTGGGACCAGAATTGGACAAAGGTTACAATGCCATTCAGTGGAATAGCCCTAGAGACGCCAATGGTAACCCTATTCCTAGTCCTTTGGTTTCTCATCCAAATAATGTTAAAAACTTTGTACAAACAGGAATTACCACTACAAATGGTGTTTCGATAGCCAATAGCAATGATGCTATCTCTTATAGAATTTCATATTCTAATATGATCAATAGAGGTATCATTCCAAACTCTGACCTTTTCAAAAACTCATTGGCAGTTAACACTTCAATGAAGCTTTCAAATAAATTGAGATTGAGCACTGCTATTGATTTGAGCCGTAACAATTCTAATAACCGTCCTGCAAACGAAAGAGGTACTAACCCATTACAATGGGCATATGCAGTTTCCCCTCATATTGATATTCTTGAAATGAAAGATTATTGGATGTCTGGTCAAGAGGGACTTCAGCAAAAAACGCAAGCGAATGGAGACTACAACAACCCATATTTCTTAGCACATGAAGTCAACAACTCATTCGAGAGAAATAGGCTTTTTGGAAACCTTAAACTTGACTATCAATTAACCCCAAACCTGAATTTAATGGCCAGGTATGCTCTAGATAGCTATGACGAAACTAGAGAAACCAAAATTGGAAATAGTTACACTGGTGAACCTCGTGGTGCATATGGAATCGTTAATTTAGGCAGGTTAGAGCGAAATATTGATTTCCTTGCTACTTATTCTAAAAATCTTAAAGATTTTTCTGTTACTATCTCTGGTGGTGGTAATGCTAGAAATCAAGAATATACTGATTTGAGTAATTCAAGTAGGAGTGGAACAGGACTTGTTATACCTGGTCTTTATTCTCTGCAAAATATAGCCCCAGCAAATCTAAATTATTTCAGTAGCCTTTCTCGAAAAGTAGTATATAGTGCGTACGGTATTGCCAATTTAGGCTTTAAGGATATACTCTATCTTGACCTTACAGCAAGAAACGATTGGTCAAGTACTTTACCAGTAGCAAACAGGTCTTATTTCTATCCTTCTGCTTCTTTAAGTTTCTTGGTTAATGAGTTGTTCCCTGTTTCTTCCAATACAATCAATATGTTGAAACTAAGAGCTGGTGTTGCACAAGTTGGTAATGATACTAATCCTTATAGTTTATTGAATACATTGGACAATAACGAAGCCTGGGGAGGTGTAACTCGCTTGTCAAAATCAGGAACTATCCTTTTACCTGATTTGAAACCAGAAATTGCAACTTCATATGAAATGGGAGTAGATGCTACCTTGTTTCTTAACAAATTAAGATTTTCTGGAACATACTACGTAGTTGAAAACCGTAACCAAATTATTCCTACAAAATTGCCTTCTTCTACGGGTTATACTTCGAAGAATATCAATGCTGGGCTATTGGTTAGTAAAGGAATTGAATTGTCACTTGGTGGTACTCCATTTGAGCGAAATGGCTGGAGACTTGACGTGACTACAAACTTCTATAAGAACTCTACCACAATTAAAAGTCTATCAGATGGTTTACCTTTCTACACTTTATGGACAGATGCAAAAGGTGGAGCTTGGACATATGTAGGAGAGAAAATTGGAGATATTTATGACCGCGAGTTGGTAACAGTTAAAGATCAAAACTCCCCATATTACGGATACCCTATCTTAGACTCTGACGGCTCATGGCAGGACATAAGTGCTTCAAATACAAAAACGAAAATAGGTAACTTCAATGCTGACTTTATTCTAGGAATGCAAACCTCACTTAACTACAAAAGATTTAGTCTTAATATGACATTCGATTGGAGAAATGGTGGTGATTTTATTTCTCAAACATATCGATATGGAGAGTCTGACCTGAAATCTCAAAGGTTTTTGGATAACTTGATTAATCCTAATGGTTTAAGTGGTGATGCTCTAAGAGACTATCTCGTAGCAAATGAGGATGACTTGATACGAGTGAATGGCAACAATTTTCATATTGTAGGTGGACCAACTGCGGAATATGGTGGTTATCCATTTGAATACGGAGGAAATACCTACGCATATGGTGTCTTTAATCCTGGAGTTTTGGCACAATACGATGCTGAAGGTCAAATATCAGGCTATACCGAAAACTTAGGAGGACCTGGAACTAAGATTATTCCATACGGCGACAACTACCCTTGGAGTTTTTCAAAAGCAGCATTATTTGATGCTTCATTTATAAAAATGAGAGAAATATCTTTTGCATATGATTTGTCTGGGCCAAAGATTAAAAAGGCTGGAATTCAAAATGCATATCTGTCTGTATACAGCCGAAACATCATTCTTTGGACTGCGGCTAAAATTGGAATTGATCCAGAAATGGCTTTCCAACCACAATCTAACCCACAGGCTGGTTCTCAATTTAAGCAAGGAATAGAGAGGTACAACGTAACCCCATGGGTGATCCCAGTAGGAGTTAAACTGAATTTGACATTTTAA